Within the Hippoglossus stenolepis isolate QCI-W04-F060 chromosome 2, HSTE1.2, whole genome shotgun sequence genome, the region gcaggttACTGTGAGCACATGTGTTGCATTGCCTGGCTTCTACTTTGGTGTTAACACTAGATGTCTATGTCCCTAAATAGATATGAATCTATAAACATTCCATTTGTTccattatttataaaacacaaatgcaaacacaataaCAACCTGAGGCATCACATGCATCTGGTTTCTTCTTCAGTGGTGGTGCGTCCTTTCCCTGTAGTACTTTGGCCCTTTTAACTCTGGGGAAAGCCTTCATGATGCCATGACGAGTCTCCATCTTGTGTATCACAGGGGGGCACCAGGGGCCTGTGGCACAAAGCAGAATTATGACGTAATTATGAGTTAGAAAAGTAAAACCAACCCACATACCTGAAACATCAGCTGTGTACTGTATCTAGCACCAAATATGCTTCACACACTAATGTGTAGCAAGTTCACACAGGAAGACTGGTTGAACAACAATTATTGTCttctatttttttccttttcatattTGGAATTCTGCATTACAGTTTGATAGTAACAATACTATGCTGTAAAAACATTCTAAAATCTTAATGAAccttttaaacaaaaaagtgtATCAATTTCAGAGTGAATATCCCCTATGTGATCATGCAGTTGTAGCCCAGCACCTCTAGCAATCCATATGATCCGATATTGAACATTACATGTGCCAAATTACAAGAGAAGCAAATCAAAGTTGCTTTAGGCGTACAATCTGTGCCATGTGAGATTTATCACTGCAAAACTCATCGACAACAGGAAAGTAAAATGAAAGTAATATcaatcaaatgtattaaatgtcaAGAGTAAACATGCGAATCATACCAACAGAGTGttttatcatcaaatattatAATTGGACTTATTACTACTGCCACTCATATACAGAACATATTATTGATAAGAAGATCACTTATTTTAAAAGTACAGCATTATTTAGTAGTAATAGTAACTAGTGACATAGATCAAATTATAAGGATGACTATATAGTAAATGTAAACATTCATTCATCCGATTGTAGGGCAATGGTACAACAGAGTACAACATGGGAATgctcaaataaaatacaaagactTCAAAGATGTCAGCAAGCTGGTTTCTGTCTGCCCCTCTGAATGGAGCAGCCCACAGAACATACAGTTACAGCTTTTTCCCAGTAAAAGAAACACGTGGGAGCTGTAGGGACCAGCTCTGTGTGGCAGGACAGCTGATCCTGCTCCACACACTAAAGCTGATCTCTCAGAAATCAAACTGTGCTCTGTCTGCTCCTAGCTAGCCAACTTTAGCGTATGCGAACAGAAACAGTAAACAACACATGCGTTAGACTCTTTCAGTTAGTCTCTACAGCcaacatatataatatgttataCTCATACCAGCAGGTCCGAATACATTTCCATATCTGAAGCCTTAAACTCATTACACTGTGACATTTGGACTCTTACCCCTGCTCAGATGGAACCATGCAAATGAACACGACGACAGACGGACATCAATTCAAATGGTTCACTTCCGGGTCACTGCTTGGTTTCGTTCGGCTCATAAAGTCTAgctattataaataaatcatctgaaAGTCTACAAATTACAATATATAGATGGTAATCTTCAGAAAAATGCAGGTAATTTCCCAtgtatacagatgtttttatatatatatgctctTACTTGTCGGGTTACGTGTTGACGtgggttgctatggttacgGAAGTGGTCCTGTGCGACAGAGACGCCAGTGGAGACATGGCTGTGCAGAGCTGGACTCAGAGTTTACAGTCATCGAGGAAAACAGCTCTGATACACGACGGTGAGAACAACCGATAACAAGGACTCGTCTTCCTGACCTTTAAACTAAACTTCCCCAAAAGGAAACCTCTGCTTAAGGAGCCCGTCATCCTCTAGACTGTTAGCTAATGTTAGCCAATGTAAGCTAACAGCGTTGGTGCCATTTGGCAACAAGCAGGTGGCGATTTCTCATCTGCAGAACGATGTCTGAAAAGGGTTGTGACATGAATAAGAGGTGCGATGTGACACACTGTGTGTCGACTCGGGAAATGTCCTGATCAACATCTCTGCTCACTTGAAGCTTATCTTTGAAACACTAGCTTTTGTTCGTCCATGTCTGTTTCTgccattattacattacattattataatCCAGCATTTACATCTTATTTCATTTGACCCACATTTAAATATCATATGTATACAGgaataacaaatttaaaaaaggtgtttagtATGTCAATGACTGTCCTAAGATTGACAGGATCTGGGTTAGTACTGCGATTGCTTAGCTTGTTTGAGCTCCACTAGAAACACGTtcaagtttttgttgttgttgtttgtatgttAATATGTTTCTGAATTCCACCTCCAGGAAAAAGGAAGATCCACTTCCTCTTCACAGATGGAAACGAAATGGCTGAAGAGTATGACTTGAAAACAGATGAGCTCATTGGTAAGATTTTTACACAGCTGCATGGGGCAATTCATGTTTAAATATCTAACAGTGCATggagtgcctgtgtgtgtctgtcttacACAACCTTTGGTTCATTTCAGTACGAAAGTGGCGTAATAAAAGCACACTTGGAGCTCAGGGCCAATGGGAGGTGGAGGTTGGGGAGCCACCTGCGAGCCCTGTTGCATCTTCGGACGATGTGATCAAGGAGAACAACTCCAATGTGGGTTTTTCTCcctattttctctcattttcatCCTAGAATTATCGCTGAACCACCCCAGATTCTCACCTTCACCTTGGCTTGTATGAGAGAGAACTCTTTCACTATCAATCTTTCTGTCTCCGCAGCCTTTGTTCATGCGTACAGACACAAAGAGCAGCTTTCAGTGGCGAATCCGTAACCTTCCCTATCCTAAAGATgtcttcagtgttgttgtggAGCCATCGGAGAAATGCATCATCATAAAGACCTCAAACAAAAAGTAATTTACACATAAGAACACTGGGTTTTCCTGGCCATCGGGTCATTCCTATGCATAACACTTGCTGCATGTAATCCTCACTGTCTCCCTATAGATGGCAGTGTGCACAACACTTTAGTCTTCACAGTCTCCGGACAAACCTATGACATTTGACTGCATGTCTTCCCAGGTATTATAAGAAGTTCAGTGTTCCTGACATGGAGCGCAGTGAGCTGCCATTCGACTGCTCTGCCCTCAGCTTCACTCACGCCAACAACACTTTGATTGTCAGCGTAAGTGCGACGCtccaatgaaaaataaatgaacttaaACCAGTTGTAAAACTATTTGCTTTAATTGTAAAGGTGCAAACATTACAGTTTGATTCTTAGATCTGTTTTTAGACTTAAATTGATGAATGTAGGGTCCTGAACATTATCATCTGAGCATTGTgagttatttaaaaagaatctggattttttttaaatttacaaatccaaataaaatctaCTGGAAACTATAATCCTAACTTGCATGAGTTACTTCAATTTGATATAAACCACGGTCATGTTCATAAAAGCATCACTTtgtttatttaagtatttttatatGCATCATGAGGACAAGATGTGGATTTTAAAATCTGTGCACCCGAGaggttttaaattttttatgcCCACAGTAATTGctcctttttgttgttttattagctttgtattttgtatgttCTTTCGATATGGCTGCAGTGGAGGATATGCAGGAGGCAGATGGGGAGAATGTTGAAGTAATtactctttcttctctcttatCCAGTACAAGAAGCCCAAAGAGATCTTAACCCTTGAGCAGGAGCtactgaaggagctgaagaaacTGAAGGGAACTGGAGATGGGAACGTCGACTGCAAAACTCAGTGAATTGTGACGGTGGGAGCGAGAGAAACGTTCTGCATTGCATTTAAAGCAGAAACACGCAGCGTCATTTTTCCAGTCACATGTGAGCCTTACTTTGACTTACTATAGTGAGAATCCCTTCACTCAGAATCCCTTCTCTCAGTGCCTTATTCATAGGTTAGTTTCTCTCATTATGTTTCTCAACTGTGGCCCATTTAATCGTGGTCAATGTGTTTCTCAGCCTCACAGTCAGATTTATTGACTTTGCCATTTGACcatgaggttttttttctccaaataaTTTCTGTCACAGAAAAATAACTGCAGAAAACATTTGTATATTTGGAATTTTAAAATATTGCCACAACATGTATTTTGTACTCCTTGTCACCAAAGAGTACAACATGTATTTTGTACTCCTTGTCACCAAAGCTACCGGGGAGACATTTCGATGGCAGGGTCACATAACCCACAACCCTCCTCTTCGTTGATGTCCTTGTAAAacactcaaaacacacaatgcCTCATCCCTGTTCGTTCCGGGGTCACTGTTACGAGCACAACCCATTTGTGTTAACTGAATATCCTTATGTTCCTTGCATGTAGTGGGCCACCCTGAAAGCCATTACTGAAACTAGTGTTACCATTTCCCATTAGAGCAGAGGGTCACTCTGACGCAGTGGTCTGCAGCTAAAACTCCACCGACACAGGTTAGAAATGAGTGCAACTGTTCCAGAGTTGTTTTACAAAAGGGCCTAATGTTGACGAATATAAAGTCGGCAGCTCTCATGTTTGTCAAAGGAAATTCTGAGTGAATACCTGGCATGTACAGAAAGAAATGATTGTATAGATCCTTGCTTCACTGCGATGTTTGAtaagttcattttaaaaactaCTGTCGGAAATACTTAGACAGTggataaaaaaagagacaatgGTATTTAAATATAGATCGTTTCAACCTTGTGATTccttgcatttttttttaccacttgTCCAAACCCAGAGAGCAAGTGCAAGAAGCAGAGACAAAACCACAGGTCTCTCTCACCATTGTGCTTTGTCTTATTCCAGATGGAAAGAACAGGAACACAAGAAAGCATTTCATTCGCAGCCTGTCCTGTTGTTTTGCAAATTCTTGAGAGAGACTTGAAGGAATTGACGTGAAGAAAGTCAGTCAAGGAAGTgtttttctgcttgtttttaCAATACTTGTTGCTGTTGatactaaataaatataaaatgtgattacATCGAATACCGAGCAATGATTCTGAGGTCTTAATTTTGCTAATTTTCTGTAATGCTTTGCCGTCTTTAGCACTCGAGCTGCTGTCAAAACAAATTCCTGTGGCAGCAAACACCAACTAACAAATTGGTTGTCCAGCTCATGCATTGTGAGAGCAGCCAAATTCCTCTGTTCAGGGTCTTCTTCCTCCCCTGTCGTTTGGCCTCTGATGGTCATGCTCAACTGCCTCTGGGAAGAGGGTTTCCTTTCTGCCTCCCTTTCATTCGCGAATGCCTCTTCCCAGCCATTCCCCCTCTTTCAGCCGATGCCACATTTTGCCACACAGGCCCTGGTGCTTTTTCTGCAGCCCCTCTGCGCaacccccaccacccacccctccCTGTGTGACTGGCTTCTTTTTGATAACTGACCCCTTCTCGTGTTATTATTCGAACCCACTATTGTATAACATGCCCTTTTATATGAGGTTACACAAAGGGCCCATTTGATCAGAGAGTTACGGTGTGCGATCGTGAGAAATGCAACTACATGGTGGTAACCTTTGTTTGGGCCAAAATGGTGGGCTGACCTCATCGCTTTTAATGCATAGCTCGGGCCATTCAGGCCCAAGTCTCACTTGCTGAGCACACTGAATTCAGTAGCCTGTCACAGATATTGCCCCTCAGTTATCTGGGTCTCCAGCttggggaagaagaagaggaagaagaagaaggaggaggaggagaaaaaaaagcaacagttttttttgttctttttttaggCCAACCAGCATTGTACGCTTCGTCCAAAAACAACTACACAAGAGAGAAGCCACGCAGCATGTGAACTGATTCTTTAGTGGTTTTAATATACACTCTACAATAAATATTTCCATCATTTGAcgcaatttacatttttacagtaaaaatatatttatatgtgtagaaaaaaaaaaacaggttaaaaTTCTCCAAACTCCTCCTAAAGGCAAGATAGCATGTCAACTGAGACTCAGATGCTGTGACCACAAGAAAATCCACAGATAGCTGCCGTGTCTAGCTGCATTGTactcatttctcttttcaaacaTTCTTTGTTGCTGAGCTGGTGAACTTCTAACCAAAGGTTTTCATTCATGTCAATGTAGTTGAGCTCTTCAGTCCTTTAAATGCCCCCTGatttaataagagaaaaaaaactttcctaAAGTCTGACTGAATTGGAAATAACTAGCAGATTAGATATTAGATTGTTTACACACAATCCAGTACAAAGTATTACATAATAAGTCCACAAAATGAGGCAAAAAGTGTATGGGCCCTTGATGGTAAAAGTTGATTTTGCTGGGagcacttgtttttttcttgtagtGGTTCTCGCGCTGGTTCATCCACAGTTCTCCCTCAGTGGTTTCAGTCCTCAGCGGTCCCCTGAGCGCTGGTGATGGGAATGTTTAGTCCGCCTGCTCAAAGGGTGCACGGggacagggagaggaaggaCATCAAACGGCCTCCTCTCACTCAGCAAATGCCCCCTGGGTAGACGCTTCATGAAGTGGGCCTCCCTCTGATGCTGCTTGGTCTTGGAGGCCTTCCTTGGGCGGCCCTTGCGTGTGAAAGCCATAAACCAGCCCTCGTACTTGGCGTTCTGGAGGGCTGTGTAGTTGTTTTCCAGAACAATCTCGGTGAAGATGCAGTCTTTGCCTCGGCCTTTCcgctgcaaaagaaaaagaggggagaTAGTGAGACAACAATTTCTGAATATAATTCATTTTGTATTCGTCGTCTCAACAATGTGTCCATAAACTGCAAATTTGGATTAACATTTCCAAGCAACAGATAAATGTTGTCtcaaaaatatgaattcaagATTACCTTGCCAATCAGCTTCCCCCGCTTGTTCATGCATATATAGTATCCTGTCTTCACCCCTCTAATACGAACACGACTTCCAAAAGAGTCCGTCTCCACCTCCAGTTTAGCTGCACAGACAAAAGAGATCAGAAATAATGAGATGACACAGTTGTGACACGGTGCAGGCGTTCAGATTATcatgttgcagtgtgtgtgagacttgaATGTATTATTCATGTGCAGTGGAAGCTGCAGTGAACTGGATTTACATCAAGTCATCATTAAATGGCATGAAATTGTCTGGACAAGATCGTGACCAGGGAACCAGAATCAAgacaaaaactttaaaacttcaTGAACCGGCAGCCACCTTTCAACAAAGCATGCAAGCCGTCCAAAATAGCACCAAATGATAGTGATTTTCTCACGGCGTGATTGTTGTTGGATGTCGGTAAATGCTGTGCTGCGATGCATTTCAGACTGGGGATAAAGGAGAGTGAGAATACTGCGGTCGGGGACACAGCCACAAGCACAGAGCAGCGGTCAGATTTGGGCCAGTTACAAGAGTGACACCCACTTAGGATGTGCAGCCAGTGTGTGCATGATCGACtctgcgtgtatgtgtgtgtgcgtatgtgtgagtgtgcgtaGGCAGGGaaatttaaaagacaaaagagcacacaggagaggaaaaggTATAAAGTGAAGATGCTGACTTCACCGCAGCTCCTTATAAATTGAGTCATACATTGAGTTGTAAAGCAATGAAAATTCCTCATAAAAACCGCCTCCAAAAAAGCAGGCGGGCAGCCGGCACAGaggagtggatggatggatggtggcTGCGGTGGAAAGATGGCTAGACGCACCAAAAATCCTTTGGTGACAGGAATTCTGCTCCCTCTCAGTTTAAGACAATTTTCCTGTGAGAAGTTAAGAAAAGTCCATCCTAACAGGTGTCAATGACTTTCTGGACCACCAACACACGAAAGAGAATAAATTACCTTCATAAGTCCATAAAAGATGGCAACACAGATGCCACTAACTCTGTTTACAGTTTCCACCTCTGTTTCTCCTGGCTCCGACTATTTTCCTACGGGCTGCCAGAAAGACGACATAATTTATACTGCTTTTCAACGCCGCACCGTGCACCATTGAGTTTAAACTATTCCTGTGTTTGTAAGGTGAACATCTTAagtatttttttactgttttcctgAGGTATAAAAGCATTGAAATGTAAGACATGACGGCCTTTAGCTGTCATCGCGTTTTCATGGACCTGGACATGGCACACTGGGGCTTCAAGAGGTAAAGTTGCTTTGTTGTTTCaaagattataaaaaaaaaagttttttcctGAATGAATTCACATATGTGGACATTTATTCAGCTACATGCACATTTATTTGATACTATATTTAAATTACGTAATTGAATACTCCACCTGCATAAAATAGTAGCCTTGctcaaaaagttaaaaaagttaattacaCGACATATTCTCACGATATTTTGcatatgtcacttcctgtctcccactgtttctcattgtgttttaattgaaattaaGGATTCACATACGTGGTCCTTTATTCAACAACATACTCATTCTATCTGAATTTTCGAAATGTTTTAAGAGACATTTTGGATTGGCCTAAGTGGTCCTTAATTCAGCCACCTTTTGTAATtgtatttgatatttatatttgaataatgTAATTACATATGCCACCTGCAGGGGATGTCACGCTAGGCTACTTGCTAAAAAGAAGCCTAGCTTTATAATGTTAAATTTCAATTCCCGCCGAAtctcaaagtgttttaattCACATATTTGGACCTTTATTCAGCTACATGCTCACTCTATTTTGGTAATGAATATGTcgtaaaaatatataaactgcaGTTAAGCTAGGCTACTTGTTAAAAGTATATATAGTCTCGCAATATTTTTGCGTGTTTCACTTCCGGCCTCCCGCAGCTTCTCAAAGTGATTAACTTGAATTGTACGATTCCGCAACATGCTACATCTATTTAGATTTCTagcatatttttaaatatgtagtTAAATACACAAACTGCAGGGTTACACTGGCGTAAGCTAgcttaataatatttatttgacatgtttccTGTCTCCTGCAGGTTCTTGTGGTGTTTTAATTGACACATGCATACTAAACTTGATAATCCTATCTAaattgtgtaaataaaaacaccaccTTCTGGGACGATTAACCTTGGCCACTGTTTAAAAAGAAGAACATGTTTCTCGCGATATTTGACGTCTTTCACTTCCCGCTGCTCACAGTTCCGTGGACATGTGGCTGTGTCTCTGAGCGCGGTGGatcccctcttcctccatcttaCCGTGCACCGCTCCGTCGTCCCCGTTGGCGTTGACCCTCTTGTTGGCCAGGACCTGGACGTGTTTCCCGCTGGTGCGGCTGTACAGCTGGTAGGTGCGGGTCAGCCGGCGGCTCATGCGGTCCGACAGGCGGCTCTGCTCGGTGACATGGTGCTTGAAATTAGGGGGTGACTGCACGGAGCTCTGTCGGACGATATGGGAAACACATGTCAGGAGTAGTCGCATGGAATTTGCACTGcggaaatatgaatattaaccGTGAGGAGACTCGAGCTTGCCAGTCAAAGAGCCAGGGCCCCGCTGTCCCACAGTTCATTAAGTCATTCATCATATTTAAACAATTCAGCCCGCTTCGTCTTTTTCCCCCACCATCGTTTGTAGGACATTGCGGAGATTCTCGGGATTTGCCTTTGATTTTGTTCAATTGTTAATTCATCCAGCcggttcatttatttatttatattttcaacacCGATGATCTTTCGCCCTTTcttgatttctctttttttcccttcatttcAGCGTTTCTCCACCCACATGTGGAGaaacaattacttttttttttcaggctggAGCTTACCTCTTTTCAAGATGTTTGAATTGTTGCCAATTGCCATAGCGctcataataaaatgttttcattgttattgCAGCCTGTCGCAGATGTAGAGACGGTGGACGGCGCCTGGATATCTGTGAACTTTTACTTTGTTAACTGCAGAACTTTACGCAACATTAGTGCAGTGTTTTTTATTGAGGTGAGAATGTGAGTTACCTGTGCGTAAAAGCAAAGCGCCGTGAACTGAAGTAACctgcaggggagagaaaaatggggaaaaatTAACAACCTGTAGCCGGAATTCATTGACTTACATATAACCAACTATATGACAGTGACACCTCTTTACTTACAGATAACCTAACCTCGATGTTCTCAGCCTCATCTTGTAATAGTTCAAATATTGCTTCATGAATACTCCACTGATTCGCTGCTAGGAGCTCTCGGAAATACAGTTCCTCCTGATGGGGATCTCAGCCCAGATTTATGTCCCTCTTGTTACACATAGAAGGCGATAGCGGGGACAATTAAGAGATCCAAAACTGACAGGGTCCCATGCGGGCGAAAAAAAAGGATCCACTCTCCACTCTGCTGGTCCTGGAGATTTAAAAGGCGCTGCGGTGCCAATCCTCACCGAGAGTCCGGAGAAAGTGTCGCTGTCACCAACGCAGCTCCGCTAAATCCCTTCGTGTCAATCACTCACTGAAAACGAAAGTCTTGATTAGAGGAATAAGCCCCCTTTGGCTTTCTCTGACGCGGCAGAGCGGTGCGTTTTTGGAGTTTTACGCACGGGTCTTTACGCACCAGCGGTAAAATGCGCACCGGGGATGCCCTAAAAATaagtgattaaaaataaaaaaataaaaaggttgaaTGGACTCCATGAGTGACAGCGCggaatgatttgttttctgtgcagttAAAGCAGTGGTGGCACAGCTGATGTCTCTCTATAAGATGCGCAGATAGTAAAACTCCCAACATCAACCTTCCGCCCACACGTGTGTTTCTTGTGGTCGCCACCAGTCCACATACAGCATCTGTCTCCCTccacatttaaatactttaactTGCGGGAAAGTCAATATCCTCGGCGAGAGCAGGCGGAGCGTCCAGGCTGGAGCCAATTTGAAACTGAAtacttgttaaaacattttGCCTTCACCTATTTGCTTGCAACCCcataaacacaacattcatcCTTCAACTGTGTATCATTTAACAACATATAGAAGGAAATAAGAGTTTATATTTGTAAGTTAATAATCAGGTTCATTCCTTACTTACCAGAAAAACATCTAATGTCTTCCAAAATTTTACTAAGCTTTTACTAAGCATTTAATCACAATCAAACACCTTAATCCTATTCATCACATGCCATTAGGTCCTATTACAGTATCTTCATACACGTAAAATGTCGGTGCACTTGTTTTTTCTATAACCACAGACATCCACATGGAAAAACTCCCTGGCATGTACTTAAGCAAATCTACAGTTACATTAACTTACTCCCTAAATGCAGGTTAGAGATTGTTTGGTGGTCTCCCGGGACGGACCTTGATGTACTTTTTCATCCTACAAATGTAAGTAATATGTATTCCATGTGAACACATGACACAAAATGGTTTTCACATAACATCTAAAGCCCTTTGCCTTGGATACAAATGCTCTCCCGCTCACAATCACTCTTCCATGACTTTTCTTGGTCTGAATCTTTTGAAGAGTGTGTCCTGGGCCTGGTGCGCTACTTTCACAGCATGGCTTCGAACACTACATCATGCGATTATATTGTAATTATTCTTTGCGACAACACAGCGGCGGGGTTTCCTTCAGGGGAACATGACTTGTTACACACTCATTTGTCTGTTAGGGAGGAAGGTGGGTGGTTGTGTGAATCAAGTCTGAAAACTCCAGACTTGATCAGTTGATGCTTGCTTTAATCCATGTGGAGACGGTGGCTGTGAGTAAAGATTGTGAAgtagcatttcattttttacttttcataacCTGAACAGTAAATCATCTACGCATGCTCACAGCTAATAATATAAGTTTctcaaataataatatgatgTGTAACATTTTACCTCAcctgtctctttctgtgtggTTTTGTAACTTTGTAAGAAGTTTGCACCAGATTCTCGAATACAATTTAGTTACAGTATCTTTAATGTGTGAGGAGATACTAatggaaaagtaaaagaagGTATACTTTCACTGTTCGTCGATGAAATGAGCATTAAAAGTGTCATTCACACGTTGACAAACGGTTGTGACTTATTCGGCTAAAACTGAACACACAAGAtggtgtaaaaaaagaaaatctggctCTGCCGTCTAAATCTCCTCTGTCCCCCTGACACCACAAGTGAAACTCCTTTAAGGCGTCACCAGTGCCTTGATACCTGCACTTTAAATCAGAATAGAAACTCCAATCTACAGTGTAGGTTTCCTGACTCCAAACCTCAAATCTGATTATCGTCCCAACGAGCCAAAACCAATTATTGGCCTTGGACTCTTTTACCTGTGAGGCCACAGAGACGCAGGCCCATGTTCTCTGTGTGAACAGTATCAGAAAcctttgtgctgtgtgtgtgtgtgagtgtgcatgtgcataatgtgagtttggtccatgtttTAATGTCTTAGCTGTAAATCAGTCATTTTAGCCAATGCAGGGGATTTAGGGGGTGAAAATGGACCTGCCTTATTAGTTCCAGTGGGACACGGCAACAAGTGATTTTGCCACCTGGAACAATTCAGCACTTTGTTCTTTCATATTTTGACCCCTGTGAAGCACCGATCACACAGGCTGATATGAAATCCACATGGATGATAATTAAAGCTTatgagtgtttctttttctctttttttttctgaagacAACACAATGGCACCTTCTAACCTACTGATTAGTTCACTTACCAGCCATTTCAATGAAATTTGTTtaagaagcagaggaaacatgGAGTCATAGAGTCTCTGTATATTTAAACCTGCTGTGATGATCTACTGAACATAACTCACATTTCAATCGCTTTTGGGTTTGGGAGTTCAATTCACACATAAGTGagcagaaatgtttatttttgtcctgtCAGCTTAGAAACGGATG harbors:
- the fgf8b gene encoding fibroblast growth factor 8b; translated protein: MKQYLNYYKMRLRTSRLGYLLLQFTALCFYAQSSVQSPPNFKHHVTEQSRLSDRMSRRLTRTYQLYSRTSGKHVQVLANKRVNANGDDGAVHAKLEVETDSFGSRVRIRGVKTGYYICMNKRGKLIGKRKGRGKDCIFTEIVLENNYTALQNAKYEGWFMAFTRKGRPRKASKTKQHQREAHFMKRLPRGHLLSERRPFDVLPLPVPVHPLSRRTKHSHHQRSGDR
- the dpcd gene encoding protein DPCD, which produces MVTEVVLCDRDASGDMAVQSWTQSLQSSRKTALIHDGKRKIHFLFTDGNEMAEEYDLKTDELIVRKWRNKSTLGAQGQWEVEVGEPPASPVASSDDVIKENNSNPLFMRTDTKSSFQWRIRNLPYPKDVFSVVVEPSEKCIIIKTSNKKYYKKFSVPDMERSELPFDCSALSFTHANNTLIVSYKKPKEILTLEQELLKELKKLKGTGDGNVDCKTQ